In one window of Posidoniimonas corsicana DNA:
- a CDS encoding phosphotransferase enzyme family protein, with protein sequence MAISSEDRQAHDALRRFSFGGAPANATPAGTLGGLSGARFWRVGGGGRSLVLRRWPPSMTPTDLRGLHALLRHGADRSLTILPLPLPAAGGDSVVQLAGHCWELHPWMPGQPMPGQPNESERELAPAGAAALAELHCAFHDFAGRPASTAPPGSAGKRVRVLDQHAAGAPLDCGGALARLSISTSEALTLVRRLAALAPQAAELAREAAAQATHVQMIHGDPRREHLLFSEGRVSGLVDFGAVTHDTPMVDLARWLCETTSADAAAWQSGVDAYHSVRPLSNNERRLVSTLTLSGVVASGFNWVRWAQNGDLGAANQQGATARIRQIAEWVGLFAEQRHAAQVTAAGGG encoded by the coding sequence ATGGCCATCAGCAGCGAAGACCGGCAGGCTCACGACGCGCTCCGCCGCTTCTCGTTCGGCGGGGCGCCAGCGAACGCGACGCCCGCCGGAACGCTGGGCGGCCTGAGCGGCGCCAGGTTCTGGCGCGTCGGGGGCGGTGGGCGATCGCTCGTGCTCAGGCGGTGGCCGCCGAGCATGACGCCGACCGACCTCCGCGGCCTCCACGCGCTCCTGCGGCACGGCGCCGATCGCAGCCTGACCATCCTTCCACTGCCGCTGCCCGCCGCTGGCGGCGACTCGGTGGTTCAGCTAGCCGGACATTGCTGGGAGCTGCACCCCTGGATGCCAGGACAACCAATGCCTGGCCAGCCGAATGAATCAGAGCGCGAACTGGCCCCCGCTGGCGCCGCCGCGTTGGCAGAGCTGCACTGCGCTTTTCACGACTTCGCCGGCCGACCCGCATCTACAGCCCCGCCAGGGTCTGCAGGCAAGCGGGTGCGGGTCCTGGATCAACACGCGGCCGGCGCGCCGCTGGACTGCGGAGGGGCCCTCGCCAGGCTAAGTATCTCGACGTCCGAAGCCCTAACGCTGGTAAGGCGGCTCGCTGCGCTCGCGCCGCAGGCCGCCGAACTGGCGAGAGAGGCCGCAGCGCAAGCTACCCACGTGCAGATGATCCACGGCGACCCGCGGCGCGAGCACCTGCTGTTTTCGGAAGGCCGCGTTTCAGGCCTGGTCGACTTTGGCGCCGTGACACACGACACGCCGATGGTCGACCTGGCGCGGTGGCTGTGCGAAACCACTTCCGCCGACGCCGCGGCTTGGCAGAGTGGGGTCGATGCGTACCACTCCGTCCGACCGTTGAGCAACAATGAGCGGCGGTTGGTGTCGACGCTCACTCTGTCGGGCGTCGTCGCGTCGGGCTTCAATTGGGTCCGCTGGGCGCAGAATGGCGACCTCGGCGCGGCCAACCAGCAGGGCGCCACGGCCCGCATCCGGCAGATTGCGGAGTGGGTCGGGCTGTTCGCTGAGCAGCGGCACGCCGCTCAGGTGACTGCTGCCGGCGGGGGGTGA